The stretch of DNA CTCCGGCATCGTCGCAACAGTCATCACCACCGCCGCCACCAGCGAGGCTGGAAATGGCTAAGGCCGTAAGTCCAATTCCTGCCCCAACTCCAGCAGCACCGGCAGCATATTTTAAAGccttatttgattttttcttctgcaaCATACATGGAGAAAGCTTAATGTGAgtcaatttccttttttttttcattttcttatcttttttgcaacattttttaaaatgaaagccTTAGCTAATAAGCACCTGAAATGGTTGATTGGTCCCATAAGCCATTGCTGGTGAACCCGCGGTTCGGTACATTGACTTTATACGTTGAAGCAcataaaaggaaataatttttaaatagaaaaaagaaaaacatttataaacaataatttaacaacataaaaatttccttaaggAATGCACagatagagaaaagaaaaacttttcatgatATCAGAGACTCACAAAGcacaagaaatgaatttttaattgagaaatttcttgtGTACCGGTTGATAGGCAACACCTATAAAACAAAGAGGTGataattagaataaataattccttACACTTTGAGGCATATGATTTTACCAGGCTGTCCGTAGCCACCATGAGGATAGGGACTgtatgggggtggtggtggtgcagGAGGGGCTGAAGCATAGGGTGCACTGTGGATACTTCCATAGGGTGGAGCTCCGCCGGCTCCGTAAGGTGTTGGTGCTGAAAGAAGATTAAATtacttgaaattattttgaaagttcccaattttgattgattgaaatacttttgctaaaaaaagttaaaaaatggAGGATTCTGTGACTAAGTCACTTCATGAGTGAGCTATTCTTGCCACCTCCTCCTTACTCTACGTAGAACTTATTTGCAAGATAGTAGGTAATTGCAGTGACTTACGGTATACGGGAACACCACCAGCAGGAACTCCCGCGGGTACGGGCATGGGATGAGCATGTGCACCACCGCTGGTATCACCTTCTTGGATGATTGAGTGAATGGTGACGTCACCCTCGATGGAAATGAATTGCATCCTACTTAGAGACATGCGATGGTTGAAGGCGCAAAAGTGAACGCCATTGATGGCAATCTTGTAGCAGGAATGCTCAGCAAGGAGGAGAATGTCAAAGTGTTGTCCAGGATTGAGCGGGCATCCACCGTGTCGTTCCTCAGTTCCCCAAATTTGATTTGTCAACGTATTCCGTACAATTGCGTGCTCCTGCGGTCGAACACTCAAGTGTAGACCAACATCGTCACGAGGACGAAGAGCTGGGCCGGCTTGTATATTAATCTGGAACCTGCGAAAGGTAGTTTTTTTGgcttataaaattatttcgttctaattttctttctattaaaATGGATGATAAGACTTTGTGTGAGAGAGAGTGGATCACTCACATGACTCACACAAAATTgaagagatgagaaaaaaaacagaaagttgaggaaaattccaattatCTATATCCCACCTGTGTCCGTAGTAGTTGATTACACCTTTAATGCGAATCATCTGCCCTACGCGGAAGCCTCCGGGGATGA from Lutzomyia longipalpis isolate SR_M1_2022 chromosome 4, ASM2433408v1 encodes:
- the LOC129794613 gene encoding galectin-4-like isoform X2, with product MNFRQRIQNTIYNNFMATIPVYNPLSPFLGLIPGGFRVGQMIRIKGVINYYGHRFQINIQAGPALRPRDDVGLHLSVRPQEHAIVRNTLTNQIWGTEERHGGCPLNPGQHFDILLLAEHSCYKIAINGVHFCAFNHRMSLSRMQFISIEGDVTIHSIIQEGDTSGGAHAHPMPVPAGVPAGGVPVYPPTPYGAGGAPPYGSIHSAPYASAPPAPPPPPYSPYPHGGYGQPGVAYQPKKKSNKALKYAAGAAGVGAGIGLTALAISSLAGGGGGDDCCDDAGDVDVDF
- the LOC129794613 gene encoding galectin-4-like isoform X1, whose protein sequence is MNFRQRIQNTIYNNFMATIPVYNPLSPFLGLIPGGFRVGQMIRIKGVINYYGHRFQINIQAGPALRPRDDVGLHLSVRPQEHAIVRNTLTNQIWGTEERHGGCPLNPGQHFDILLLAEHSCYKIAINGVHFCAFNHRMSLSRMQFISIEGDVTIHSIIQEGDTSGGAHAHPMPVPAGVPAGGVPVYPPTPYGAGGAPPYGSIHSAPYASAPPAPPPPPYSPYPHGGYGQPGVAYQPSMYRTAGSPAMAYGTNQPFQKKKSNKALKYAAGAAGVGAGIGLTALAISSLAGGGGGDDCCDDAGDVDVDF